The following are from one region of the Pocillopora verrucosa isolate sample1 chromosome 3, ASM3666991v2, whole genome shotgun sequence genome:
- the LOC131794666 gene encoding uncharacterized protein, with protein sequence MPRRLFQKTSTFSSLVRRLNYRCFALSLGIVSLTSFALVYYKGLDLRTPNTKLHHQTPVNDVQEMLIQTAANDSAACKLPVLDPFHPSVVNFMKDLGKLSCEGVSYSSFEDNVLRIEGEAVVSAQFRKIGRAEGDDFRVVLSDPVKVLNTSGGRASATDQKGIFSGNVSVDYDFIRVDVETSSGETKSDVHMHVFPKKEVLKREQKPGGIPLNVALIMFDSTSHANFKRKMPKSLEYLTKNLNTVFLQGETIIGDGTTAQLCGMLTGIDENKQPEARRRMSGSQPVDRWRWIFRNYNDKGYATMFSEDAPGYAAFNYRLHGFRDPPTDHFARPFWIETDKLLNGKCINNRPAHNVSLNYLLSFFRSYKNRRNFAFSSHASISHDDVNMIGYVDDDLTTFLQTFQRESFEKNTMLIIFGDHGHRFASLRKTIQGKLEERFPFMSISLPNWFLDKYPDLHKNLVQNSRVLTSPFDVYATLRHVLSYPQYPSEIITGQSLFSRIDERNRTCASAGVEDHWCPCLDLEAVSVDEPAVKESAEFVVRHINNLTSQSGELLKLCQRMKLKEIKNAFREMPKEAMQRFVDSKRGAHDECDSCGVVLGEKSVNTLAMDTLYQLQFVTSPNEGFYEASVRMNKGVPSLVGDISRIDAYKDQPYCIASSYPRLRKYCYCSPK encoded by the exons ATGCCCAGGAGACTCTTTCAAAAGACCTCTACCTTCTCCTCACTGGTTAGACGTTTGAACTATCGATGCTTCGCTTTATCGCTTGGCATTGTCAGTCTTACATCGTTTGCGCTTGTGTATTACAAAGGTCTCGATTTAAGAACACCAAACACGAAACTTCACCATCAAACACCAGTAAATGATGTTCAAGAGATGTTAATTCAAACAGCAGCCAATGATTCTGCCGCTTGTAAGCTGCCCGTTCTAGATCCCTTTCATCCCAGCGTGGTTAACTTTATGAAAGATCTTGGCAAACTCAGTTGCGAGGGTGTCAGTTATTCTAGTTTCGAAGACAACGTGCTTCGAATTGAAGGCGAAGCTGTCGTCTCAGCACAGTTCAGAAAAATTGGAAGGGCTGAAGGGGACGATTTTCGTGTGGTTCTTTCGGATCCGGTTAAAGTTTTGAACACGAGTGGAGGTCGAGCGTCAGCGACTGACCAGAAAG GAATCTTTAGTGGAAACGTATCAGTTGATTACGACTTCATCCGAGTAGACGTCGAGACATCTTCAGGTGAGACCAAAAGTGACGTTCACATGCACGTGTTTCCTAAAAAGGAAGTTCTCAAACGGGAGCAGAAACCTGGTGGTATTCCACTAAATGTAGCACTGATCATGTTCGACTCCACATCACACgctaattttaaaagaaagatgccCAAAAGCTTGGAGTATCTGACGAAGAACTTAAACACCGTCTTCCTGCAAG GAGAAACAATCATAGGGGACGGCACTACTGCGCAGCTGTGTGGAATGCTCACTGGAATCGACGAGAATAAGCAACCTGAGGCTCGACGGAGAATGAGCGGCTCACAACCTGTAGACAGATGGCGCTGGATTTTCAGAAATTACAATGACAAAGGATATGCTACTATGTTCTCGGAAGACGCTCCAGGGTATGCAGCCTTTAATTACCGTCTACATGGTTTCAGAGACCCTCCAACAGACCATTTCGCCAGACCATTCTGGATAGAGACAGATAAACTTTTAAATGGAAAATGTATCAATAACAGACCTGCTCATAACGTATCTCTCAATTATTTGTTAAGTTTCTTTCGAAGTTACAAGAACCGGCGTAATTTTGCGTTCTCATCTCATGCTTCGATTTCACATGATGACGTAAACATGATCGGTTATGTAGACGACGACCTGACGACTTTCTTGCAAACATTCCAGCGAGAATCATTCGAAAAGAATACCATGCTGATTATTTTCGGGGACCATGGGCATCGGTTCGCTAGTCTGCGAAAGACAATTCAGGGTAAACTAGAAGAAAGGTTTCCATTTATGTCAATCAGTCTGCCTAACTGGTTTCTTGACAAGTATCCAGACCTCCACAAAAATCTGGTCCAAAACTCTCGCGTTCTAACATCACCTTTTGACGTTTATGCCACATTACGTCACGTACTGTCATATCCACAGTATCCAAGCGAAATTATAACTGGTCAAAGCTTGTTCAGCCGGATTGACGAGAGAAATCGAACATGCGCAAGCGCAGGTGTGGAAGATCACTGGTGCCCCTGTCTTGATTTGGAAGCCGTGTCGGTGGATGAGCCCGCAGTCAAGGAATCAGCTGAGTTTGTCGTCAGGCACATTAACAATTTGACGTCACAAAGCGGCGAACTGTTAAAGCTATGTCAGCGGATGAAactaaaggaaataaagaatgCTTTCCGCGAGATGCCGAAAGAAGCCATGCAGAGATTTGTAGACTCCAAAAGAGGCGCTCACGATGAATGTGATTCCTGTGGTGTGGTATTGGGTGAAAAATCGGTTAATACTCTCGCTATGGACACTTTGTATCAGTTACAGTTCGTGACATCTCCAAACGAGGGATTTTACGAAGCTTCTGTTAGAATGAATAAAGGTGTTCCTTCACTAGTAGGAGATATCAGTCGAATAGACGCTTACAAGGATCAACCATATTGCATCGCGTCTTCATACCCTCGTCTAAGAAAATACTGCTATTGTTCTCCGAAATAG
- the LOC131794669 gene encoding uncharacterized protein, with protein sequence MSMLKLARNTCRKRRRIQFHFVIGIFILFSFGFVYRRLTNTPSFANGLSNPTQTLKDNETKKAEIRFTKEIEEDRSIIACKVPNVDPFHPSVVKFIRDVGKLNCQGPRFSSYDNNVLRIEGQGLVSAQYRKILRAPGNDFSVVLSDPVNIQNETSDQKGSFHGEAAVDHDFIRVEVVTSSGATKSDVHMHVFPKQEVLKREQKPGGIPLNVALVMFDSTSTANFKRKLPKSWKHLTTNLNSIVMRGETIVGDGTASQLVAMLTGLPEKNQQDARKRKRSSKTVDSWRWIFKDLKEKGYATCFSEDSPGTAAFNYRLNGFRDPPTDHYGRPFWMEADKLLRAHCVNSRASHNVSFEYLLSFFRRYRDRPRFAFASHCAISHDDINTIGYVDDDLKIFLDEFEKESFLDNTMLIIFSDHGARFSNLRKTLQGKLEERLPFMSITLPKWFQEKYPDLNNNLVYNSHILTSPFDVYATLRHILSYPQYPSGIITGQSLFSRIERTNRTCASTGVADHYCPCLDLEAVSLDEPVVKEIAAFVLKHINDLTSQTDELSKLCQRLQLKEIKSAFREMPKEAMQRFQRSKHAADDRCDSCEALLGQKTENTLVRDTLYQIQFTTSPNEGFYEVSVRMKQGVPELTAEISRIDAYKNQADCISHNFPLLRKYCYCSTISSSRVK encoded by the exons ATGTCGATGTTAAAACTAGCAAGAAATACTTGTAGGAAACGTCGTCGCATCCAATTTCATTTCGTAATtggaattttcattttgttttcatttggcTTCGTCTACCGAAGATTGACAAATACTCCTTCCTTTGCTAACGGTTTGTCAAACCCCACCCAGACATTGAAAGACAATGAAACCAAGAAGGCTGAAATTAGATTTACCAAAGAAATAGAAGAGGATAGAAGCATTATTGCTTGCAAAGTTCCTAACGTAGATCCATTCCATCCGAGTGTGGTTAAGTTTATTAGGGATGTTGGAAAACTAAATTGCCAAGGACCGAGGTTTTCAAGTTATGACAACAACGTGCTTCGGATTGAAGGCCAAGGGCTCGTTTCTGCGCAGTACAGAAAGATTTTAAGGGCTCCTGGAAACGACTTCAGTGTTGTGTTATCGGATCCTGTAAATATTCAAAACGAAACAAGCGATCAGAAAG GTAGTTTTCATGGTGAAGCAGCGGTGGATCACGACTTTATCCGAGTCGAGGTCGTGACGTCTTCGGGAGCCACGAAAAGTGACGTACACATGCACGTGTTTCCTAAACAGGAAGTTCTCAAAAGGGAACAGAAACCTGGCGGTATTCCACTAAATGTTGCGCTAGTTATGTTTGACTCTACTTCAACTGCTAACTTTAAACGAAAATTACCCAAAAGCTGGAAACATTTGACTACGAATTTAAACTCTATTGTTATGCGAG GTGAGACAATCGTAGGAGATGGCACCGCTTCCCAGCTGGTTGCAATGTTAACTGGTTTACCGGAGAAAAACCAACAGGATGCACGAAAGAGAAAACGTTCATCGAAAACTGTCGACAGCTGGCGGTGGATTTTTAAAGatctaaaagaaaaaggatacgCTACTTGTTTTTCAGAAGATTCACCAGGAACTGCAGCGTTCAATTATCGCTTAAACGGTTTCCGAGACCCTCCTACTGACCATTACGGCAGACCATTCTGGATGGAGGCAGACAAACTTTTGAGAGCACATTGTGTCAACAGCCGAGCATCTCACAATGTATCTTTTGAATATCTACTGAGTTTCTTCCGTAGATATAGGGATCGGCCGAGGTTTGCGTTCGCCTCGCACTGTGCAATTTCTCATGATGACATAAACACGATTGGCTACGTAGACGATGATCTAAAAATATTTCTCGATGAGTTTGAGAAAGAATCATTCTTAGATAATACAATGCTGATTATTTTCAGTGACCATGGAGCGCGCTTCTCAAATTTGAGGAAAACACTTCAAGGTAAACTCGAAGAAAGGCTTCCATTTATGTCAATCACTTTACCGAAATGGTTTCAAGAAAAGTACCCAGACCTCAACAATAATCTCGTTTACAATTCGCATATTCTTACATCACCGTTTGACGTTTATGCTACTCTACGTCACATTCTTTCATACCCACAGTATCCAAGCGGAATTATCACTGGTCAGAGCCTTTTTAGCCGAATTGAGAGGACAAATCGCACATGTGCAAGTACAGGTGTAGCAGATCATTATTGCCCTTGTCTTGACTTGGAAGCCGTGTCACTCGATGAGCCCGTTGTCAAAGAAATAGCAGCTTTTGTCTTAAAGCATATTAATGATCTGACGTCACAAACCGATGAATTATCAAAACTATGTCAGCGGCTGCAGTTGAAGGAAATAAAGAGCGCGTTTCGTGAGATGCCGAAGGAAGCCATGCAAAGATTTCAAAGGTCAAAGCACGCCGCAGATGACAGATGTGACAGCTGCGAAGCGCTGTTGGGCCAAAAGACTGAAAACACTCTCGTCAGGGACACCTTATATCAGATACAATTTACAACATCTCCGAACGAAGGATTTTACGAAGTTTCTGTTAGAATGAAGCAAGGTGTTCCTGAACTTACAGCGGAAATAAGTCGGATTGATGCTTATAAAAACCAGGCAGACTGTATCTCACACAATTTTCCTCTACTTCGGAAATACTGTTACTGTTCGACAATTTCTTCATCTAGGGTGAAATAA
- the LOC131794665 gene encoding uncharacterized protein: MSMLKLARNTCRKRRRIQWHFIAGIFILFSFGLVYRRLTNTSSFTNGLSNPTQTLKDNETKKAEIRFTKEIEEDRSIIACKVPNVDPFHPSVVKFIRDVGKLNCQGPRFSSYDNNVLRIEGQGLVSAQYRKILRAPGNDFSVVLSDPVNIQNETSDQKGSFHGEAAVDHDFIRVEVVTSSGATKSDVHMHVFPKQEVLKREQKPGGIPLNVALVMFDSTSTANFKRKLPKSWKHLTTNLNSIVMRGETIVGDGTTAQLAAMLTGLPEKNQQEARKRKSSSKTVDSWRWIFKDLKEKGYATCFTEDSPGTAAFNYRLNGFRDPPTDHYGRPFWMEADKLLRAHCVNSRASHNVSFEYLLSFFRRYRDRPRFAFASHGAISHDDINTIGYVDDDLKIFLDEFEKESFLDNTMLIIFSDHGARFSNLRKTLQGKLEERLPFMSITLPKWFQEKYPDLNNNLVYNSHILTSPFDVYATLRHILSYPQYPSGIITGQSLFSRIERTNRTCASTGVADHYCPCLDLEAVSLDEPVVKEIAAFVLKHINDLTSHTDELSKLCQRLQLKEIKSAFREMPKEALQRFERAKHAADDRCDGCEALLGQKTENTLVRDTLYQIQFTTSPNEGFYEVSVRMKQGVPELTAEISRIDAYKNQADCISHNFPLLRKYCYCSTISSSRVK; the protein is encoded by the exons ATGTCGATGTTAAAACTAGCAAGAAATACTTGTAGGAAACGTCGTCGCATCCAATGGCATTTTATAGCtggaattttcattttgttttcatttggcCTCGTCTACCGAAGATTGACAAATACTTCTTCCTTTACTAACGGTTTGTCAAACCCCACCCAGACATTGAAAGACAATGAAACCAAGAAGGCTGAAATTAGATTTACCAAAGAAATAGAAGAGGATAGAAGCATTATTGCTTGCAAAGTTCCTAACGTAGATCCATTCCATCCGAGTGTGGTTAAGTTTATAAGGGATGTTGGAAAACTAAATTGCCAAGGACCGAGGTTTTCAAGTTATGACAACAACGTGCTTCGGATTGAAGGCCAAGGGCTTGTTTCTGCGCAGTACAGAAAGATTTTACGGGCTCCTGGAAACGACTTCAGTGTTGTGTTATCGGATCCTGTAAACATTCAAAACGAAACAAGCGATCAGAAAG GTAGTTTTCATGGTGAAGCAGCGGTGGATCACGACTTTATCCGAGTCGAGGTCGTGACGTCTTCGGGAGCCACGAAAAGTGACGTACACATGCACGTGTTTCCTAAACAGGAAGTTCTCAAAAGGGAACAGAAACCTGGCGGTATTCCACTAAATGTTGCGCTAGTTATGTTTGACTCTACTTCAACTGCTAACTTTAAACGAAAATTACCCAAAAGCTGGAAACATTTGACTACGAATTTAAACTCTATTGTTATGCGAG GTGAGACAATCGTTGGAGATGGCACTACTGCCCAGCTGGCTGCAATGTTAACTGGTTTACCGGAGAAAAACCAACAGGAGGcacgaaagagaaaaagttcaTCGAAAACTGTCGACAGCTGGCGGTGGATTTTTAAAGatctaaaagaaaaaggatacgCCACTTGTTTTACAGAAGATTCACCAGGAACTGCAGCGTTCAATTATCGCTTAAACGGTTTCCGAGACCCTCCTACTGACCATTACGGCAGACCATTCTGGATGGAGGCAGACAAACTTTTGAGAGCACATTGTGTCAACAGCCGAGCATCTCACAATGTATCTTTTGAATATCTACTGAGTTTCTTCCGTAGATATAGGGATCGGCCGAGGTTTGCGTTCGCCTCACACGGTGCAATTTCTCATGATGACATAAACACGATTGGCTACGTAGACGATGATCTAAAAATATTTCTCGATGAGTTTGAGAAAGAATCATTCTTAGATAATACAATGCTGATTATTTTCAGTGACCATGGAGCGCGCTTCTCAAATTTGAGGAAAACACTTCAAGGTAAACTCGAAGAAAGGCTTCCATTTATGTCAATCACTTTACCGAAATGGTTTCAAGAAAAGTACCCAGACCTCAACAATAATCTCGTTTACAATTCGCATATTCTTACATCACCGTTTGACGTTTATGCTACTCTACGTCACATTCTTTCATACCCACAGTATCCAAGCGGAATTATCACTGGTCAGAGCCTTTTTAGCCGAATTGAGAGGACAAATCGCACATGTGCAAGTACAGGTGTAGCAGATCATTATTGCCCTTGTCTTGACTTGGAAGCCGTGTCACTCGATGAGCCCGTTGTCAAAGAAATAGCAGCTTTTGTCTTAAAGCATATTAATGATCTGACGTCACATACCGATGAATTATCAAAACTGTGTCAGCGGTTGCAGTTGAAGGAAATAAAGAGCGCGTTTCGTGAGATGCCGAAGGAAGCCCTGCAAAGATTTGAAAGGGCAAAGCACGCCGCAGATGACAGATGTGACGGCTGCGAAGCGCTGTTGGGCCAAAAGACTGAAAACACTCTCGTCAGGGACACTTTATATCAGATACAATTTACAACATCTCCGAACGAAGGATTTTACGAAGTTTCGGTTCGAATGAAGCAAGGTGTTCCTGAACTTACAGCGGAAATAAGTCGGATTGATGCTTATAAAAACCAGGCAGACTGTATCTCACACAATTTTCCTCTACTTCGGAAATACTGTTACTGTTCGACAATTTCTTCATCTAGGGTGAAATAA